The following coding sequences lie in one Sorex araneus isolate mSorAra2 chromosome 4, mSorAra2.pri, whole genome shotgun sequence genomic window:
- the SAMD5 gene encoding sterile alpha motif domain-containing protein 5 isoform X2: MCTNIVYEWLKALQLPQYAESFVDNGYDDLEVCKQIGDPDLDAIGVLAPAHRRRILEAVRRLREQDAAAAGLYFTLEPQPPAVPSGRRGEPCGGPVEHAPRGDPRAQTPAAPRARELVSYPKLKLKIMIRDKLARDGIHLSKPPYSRKVKVYIIIWHG, translated from the coding sequence ATGTGCACCAACATAGTTTACGAGTGGCTGAAAGCGCTGCAGCTCCCGCAGTATGCGGAGTCCTTCGTGGATAACGGCTACGACGACCTGGAGGTGTGCAAGCAGATCGGGGACCCGGACCTGGACGCCATCGGGGTGCTGGCGCCCGCGCACCGCCGCCGCATCCTGGAGGCCGTGCGCCGGCTGCGGGAGCAGGACGCCGCGGCCGCCGGCCTCTACTTCACGCTCGAGCCGCAGCCGCCCGCCGTGCCCAGTGGCCGCCGGGGGGagccgtgcgggggcccggtggAGCACGCACCCCGCGGGGACCCCCGCGCCCAgacccccgccgccccgcgcgccaGGGAGTTGGTGAGCTACCCCAAGCTGAAGCTGAAGATCATGATCAGGGATAAGCTGGCCCGCGACGGCATCCACTTGAGCAAGCCCCCGTACTCCCGCAAG